The genomic region CAGTACCTGTCAGGCCAATGCCCTTTCCGGCTTCTTCAAATTCATTGCGCAGTTTTTCGGCACGCTCTTTTGCCAGTTGTTCCAGCACATCATGTATCTTTGTAAGGCCAAAAAGGTCAATAAAGCGGAACATCAGCCGGTTGAATCCCCCGGTAACAACAAAACTGCCCCGATGTCTCGCTACTACATCTAAAATATCTTGGCGCGGGGTGCGTTCACTAACCAGACACCAGTACATTCGCTGGCAAGCGTCAATATGATTGAGGTAGTTCATCAGACTTCCGTCATTACCGCCATAGCCTATTACAATAGGTATATAGTTACTGAAAATACCGTTCAATGCTTTTTTCCATTGAGGCTTTATTTCTGCAATTTCGTCCTGGTCGTTCAGTGGATCCATGTATAGACCGGGATGTATTTTAACAATCAGAGGTCTTGTACTGCTTGGCCGCGCCAGGTGGGCTACATTTTCGTGGTTGCAAACCAAAGCGCGTTAGTTAGTAAATACCAATAGTGATTCTTCAGTCAGCGTGTCGAAGTTTGTTGTGATAACTACGTTGTGTTGTGTGCGTTGCAATACCTGGCTCAATATGGTATAGCCAAAACCGGGGTTACCTTTCTCTATAATACTGGTAATGTGGTGTATCCCATCATCGCGGTGGCCATCATAGCGTAGTCTGAATAGTTTGGAATAAAAAGCTGGAATATTGTTTTCATCAAAAGCCACTTCAGTTTTCCAATCGGCAATTCTTTGTTCGGAATGAAACTTAGGAAGTTCGCTATACCACTGCCGCGCAAGCATGGCTCCGCTTTCAATGCCAGATTCCACGCTGGCACCTGCACCTAATATAAAACAGATTTTATTGTCGGGATTGCGCAAAGTATCGCGTAAATGGTTGATTAGGACTTCGGTGGAAATAGTGGTTACAGGCATTTTCAGTTACTTATATGAGGTTTTTCGAATATTCCTTGTTTCTGGTTCTATATTGTCGTTAAAACATGACGTATAATATGGCTAAATGTACCACATATACTTATAATCCAGCGCCTGAATTATTATATATACTACAGACGGATGTTTGTGCGAATAAACATAACTCTACCTGAGTGGGATTCTTTATACATTAACGAATACATCCGTTTCTATAGTTAAATGTTGACTAATAGCGAATTGACGTGGTTAACTCTCTCAAAAGTACAATATTTAGATGTCCGAATTATCCTTCAGCATCTGTATTAATTAGTCACCGGAGCTATTTTCTTGTTTACCCGGGCTTTTTCGAAATATACAAATAGCAGGCAAATTCCCGCGTAAGCGGGAAACTCTTTCATGCCGCGCCGCTTTTGGTTAACATCACTAACAACGTCATCCCCGCGAAAGCGGGGATCCGCTTCAAGTACGAACCCTGATCAACCCGGTTCCTGTTGATTTAATCCTGCCGATGGCGGCCCCCGTGATGCCGCTTTCTGTCATTCGGTGAAGAAAATCCTAGTTGAATCTTTCTGGTGAGATGCCTTATTATTTGGCGTAAACGCTATTTTTATCTATATCTGATTATCTCAAAACAACCATGGTTTTTATCATAAATAAAAATCTCATACTGCAACCTGATATATCTTATTCTCTCTGTCCGCTGCATAGCTTAAAACTGCATAAATGTCGTCCTCCGTAAGCTCATCAAAATCTTTTAGAATCTCCGGAATTGTCATCCCGGAAGCTAACCAGCCAAGAATATCATTCACAGATATTCTCATCCCTCTGATGCATGGTTTACCGCCTCGTTTTCCTGGTTCTATTGTGATAATCTGTTTATAATCAATCATAATATTAACCTTTTTGCAAAGATACATCATAAAATTACGAACCCGGGTTTGAAAATAATAGAAATAGTGTCTAAAAAGAATATTTAGATTTCTTGCAGATTCACGCAGATCATTTCAAATCAGCACATTATAATCCGCGAAAATCAGCGAGAAATTCTTCCTGCCATACGATGTGAATCCGCTTTTTACCGCTTTCCACCAACAAAGGTGATCCTGCGTAAAGAAATATCAGCCGGGGTATGCTGAATGTCCCAGGTAGCTCCTCCATCGTTTGTGTGAAAGATTTGCCCATGCCCGGAAAAACCTTCTGACGTTATCCAAACCATGTTTTCATCCATTGCTGCGACCCCCATGTACATGGCCGACAATGCGCCATTAATGCCCGGTTGTTTAACCCAATCGCTATTTAGCCCGGATAGTTTGAAAATCATGTTATAATCGGTTGCAACCCATACTACCAGGTTATCTGCATAAGGGAAAATATCCGTATTACTGGCAATGCAAACACCGTTATTGTGATTGTACCCGATAGGAGTCGGTTTATTCACCCATGTTTTTCCTCCGTCTGTTGTATAAATGGCCTGGCTCGGACCCACAGCCCAGGCAAAATTGGCATCGACTGCATGAATGTCGATGAGCGCATTGGGCATATTACCGGTGGTAAGGCAGTCGGTCCCCTGCCTTTCCCAGGTAAGGCCTCCATCGGAAGTGTAATGGATCATTGCAACCGTATCGCCCATTCCTACAACCCAGACATGGTTTTCATCTGCAGCTGCCACCATCTGGTATTCATCTGAATAATCAATTGAGGCCTTTAGGGCTGTCCATGTATTTCCTCCATCTGTTGTTTTCAGGATCACTCCCTGGTCGGCTACAGCCCAGCAAACATCGTTATTCACAGGACAGATTCCCGATACAGATACATCCGGCAGTCCTGAACCTGATCCTTGACGGACCCAGGTTATACCTCCGTCTTTCGTTCTTAAAATCACCGGATAGCCGCTTTCAGAAATTCCGCCAGCCCATGCATTATTTTTATCTACGGCACGGATGTCCTGCAGGTATGCATCAGGGATCATCGTGGAATCGCCCTGTCTTTCCCAGCTGGTACCGCCGTTTGTCGTATGAATGATCGTTCCGAAACCATTGTGCGCATTCCCTGCCGCCCAACCAATTACTTCATTATCAGGCGGATTGTCGTTGTTTTTATTACAACTGGTCATGAATACCGGCACTGCAAATAATACCAAAATCATCAAGTTTTTATTTATCATGATTATAATGGATAAAGATTGATGTTGAATTAATTTTCAGAAAAGACCGGTTTGGTTGCCCACAAATATAAGAAATCCATCTGTAAAAATCAATTTTTTTCTTCACTCGGATGCCTGGGTAGATCCAACCCGAAAATCACCCAACCCTGATCAATCCGGTCCCCTGTGATGTGATCCTGCCAATGATGGCAGCGGTGATTCCACTTTCATCCATTCGGTGCAGAAAATCCTCTGCGTATCTTTCCGGTAAGGCAATCAACAGCCCGCCGGAAGTCTGGGCATCGCAAAGCAAAACTTTCCTTAGGTAAGACACTTTTTCGTCCCAGATCACAAATTTTTCAGCAAATTCAAGGTTATTGAGAGTTCCGCCCGGAATAATATTAGCTGCAGCCATTTCTTCTGCCCCGGGCAATAAAGGGACATCCGATGAAAAGATTTCAGCATCCACGCCACTGGCAGATGTCATCTCATATAAATGCCCCATCAATCCAAACCCGGTGATATCAGTGCATGAACTGACCGGAAAGTCTTTCATGATTTCTGCGGCTGTTTTATTAAGCATCATCATCTGGTCGATGGCAATTCTCCCCAGATTGCTATCAAGCACTCCCCTCTTCATAGCAGTTGCAAGAATACCTGTTCCAATTAGTTTGGTGAGGATCAGCTTATCTCCTGGCAGAGCGCCGTCATTCTTCAGGATTTTTCCAGGATGGATAATCCCGGTGACTGCCAGGCCGAATTTAGGCTCCGGGTCATCCACCGTATGACCGCCAATGATCTGGATCCCGGCTTCAGCCGCCTTATCGGATGCACCTTTCAATATCTGCTTAAGCACTTCCAATGGCAACCGGTTAGATGGGAACCCGACAATGTTCAAGGCAAACAATGGAACCGCTCCCATCGCGTAAATATCGCTTAGTGCATTGGCCGCTGCAATGGCACCGAATTCATAAGGATCATCAACCACCGGGGTGAAAAAGTCAAGGGTCTGGACAATAGCCTGGTCATCGTTGATCCGGTAAACTGCCGCATCGTCCGATTTATCATTTCCCACCAGGATATCCGGATGAAAACTTACAGGCAGGGATTGCAGTATTTCCTCCAGCGCCTCGGGACGGAGTTTGCAGGCACATCCCAGCCCATGGGTAAATTGGGTTAACCGGATTTCCCGCTCTTCTGCAGCTACAGGCTTATCCGACATCATGCGGCTTACTGCCCTGATTATCGAACCGGATGCATTTTCAATATCATCTTCATTGAGAAACCGTCCGGTAGAAAATCGGATAGTACCCATGGCAATTTCAAGCGGTACATCCATGGCTTTCAAAGTTGCTGAAATATTGGTTTCCCCTGCATGGCATGCTGCCCCGGCAGATGCTGCCACTTCTTCAGATAATTCAGATAAGATAAGGTTTGCTTCTATTCCGGGAAAAGAAAGGCTAAGGGTATTAGGTAGACGGCGTTCGGGGTGACCGTTAAGAACCACGTCCGGAATTGCTTCAGAAATCTTTTGATGAAGAAGATCACGGAGTTTTTTGGAATGCCCCATATTTTCATCCAGATCCCTGAGCGCCAATTCACAAGCCTTTCCAAGCCCGACGATCAATGCCACATTTTCCGTGCCGGCCCTTAAATTGTGCTCATGATCAGCGCCATGAATCAATTTTTCCAGCTTTACACCATCCCTGATAAAAAGCGTCCCAACACCTTTAGGAGCATAAAGTTTATGTCCTGCCACGGAAAGTAAATCGACATCCAGGTTATCAACCGGGATTTTCCCGGCCGATTGAGCTGCATCAGTATGAAAGAGAATATTATGTTTCCGGGCAAGAGCAACAAGCTGTGAAATAGGCTGAATGGTCCCTACCTCATTATTTGCATGCATGATGGTAACGAGGATCGTTTCATTGGTAATGGCTTTTTCCAGGTCATTAACCGATACCAACCCAGTTTCATCCACTGGAAGCCAGGTAATCCGGAAACCCTGAGTTTCAAGATATTTGCATACTTCCGAAACGGCAGGATGCTCTATACTACTGGTTATAATATGATTACCCTTATTTCTATAATTAAAGGCAACTCCTTTTATTGCCAGATTATTCGACTCACTTCCACCACTGGTAAAAATGATTTCATGATTCTTGCATCCCAGCAGAGCAGCAACCTTGGCACGGGCATTTTCCACAGCCATTCTGGCCCGGGCGCCGTAAACATGAGTGCTGGAAGGATTTCCAAAGATGCTTTCAAGGTATGGTCTTATGGCGTCTGCTACTTCAGGATGAACCGGCGTTGTGGCGTTGTAGTCGAGGTAGATCGGTAAGGGCATGATTGTTAGTTTCTGGTTTCAATTTCAAAGTTACTTTTAATTAAAATGATCCTGCCTTCCACAATAATAATTCAGATAGATTTGATTTGTTATTTTTACAATTGAAATGCTCTGGAACATTGAAACTTGAAACCTAGCTAATGCAAGAATTTGAAAATAAAGGAGATAAGCCCACCAAAACCGGCTTCGGTGAAGGAGTCAGGGATGCTGCCAGGATTAACCCTCATGTGGTCGGGCTGGGTGCAGATATTACAACATCTGTTGGAATGAACCTGTTCGCCATTGAGTTCCCTGAAAGGTTTTTCTCTCTTGGAATTGCAGAACAGAATTGTATCGGTGTGGCAGCAGGAATGGCCTTATCGGGCAAGATTCCCGTATTTTCAACCTATGGCGTATTTGCTGCCATGAGGACAACTGACTTTATCAGGATATCCCTTTGTTATAACAACCTTCATGTCATTATTGGAGGAGCGCATGCGGGGATTTCGGTGGGGCCGGATGGCGCCACGCACCAAGCCCTTGAAGACATTGCCATGATGCGTGTTCTCCCCAATATGACCGTCATTTCCCCATGCGATGCCACCCAGGCAAGAATCGCCACCATTCAGGCCATACAAGAGCTCACCGGTCCGGTTTATATCCGGTTTGGAAGGGAAGCCGTACCTGATTTTACGGATGTGAATCAGAAATTTGAAATTGGAAAATCGGAATTGATGTACGATGGTAACGATGCAACCATTATTGCCACGGGACACCTGGTTTGGGAAGCCCTGCAGGCAGCTAAGGCATTGAAAGAAAAAGGCATACGGGTGAGGGTGTTGAATATGCACACCATAAAACCTATTGATAAAGGGGCTATTATCAAAGCCGCCCGCGAAACCGGAAGGATCATCACTGCTGAGGAACACCAGGTAACAGGAGGTTTAGGGGGTGCGGTTGCAGAAGTTATAGCAGGGAATTTCCCCGTGCCGGTTCATTATGTCGGGATGCCCGACTGCTTCGGTGAGTCAGGAAGCCCAAGGGAGCTTATGGAAAAGTATGGGCTTACCAGTCAGTCTATACAAAAAATCATTCTGGAAAGCCCGGATATTCGATCCTTGTAAGATATAAACCTTTGGCAGGGACTGATTCCCCTGCACCCGAACGTTTTTTGCTTTCTATAATCCGTCTTAAATCTTCGATCGAAATTTTTTGCTGCCCTAGATCAAGGAGGGTCCCAACAATTGCCCTCACCATGTTATGAAGAAAACGGTCAGCTGTAATAGTAAAAATCAGGCGGTGGTCAGATAAATCCCAATTTGACCGGATTATCTTGCAGATATTAGTTTTTCGATTTGCATTAGGCTTCGAGAAGCTTGTAAAATCATTGTATTCTTTCAATATATCAGCCCCTGCGTTCATCAAACCGATATCTGATTTCTGAGGAACAAACCATGAAAACTCATTTAAAAATGGATCCTTTCGGGTATGGATGTGATATTCATAGGTTCTGGAGATGGCGCTGAACCGGGCATGAAGGTCTTGAACGACGGGAAAGATGTTGTATATCAGGATATCTTCCTCCAAATAACGGTTTAACCCGCGTGTAAGTTCATTCAGCTCCTCCCGGCTTTTCTCTTCCTCCAAATCAAAGTGTGCATAAAACTCCCTGGCATGGACGCCGGTATCAGTCCTTCCGCAACCAGCCATATTAAAATCCATTGACCATATTAACCGTATCGCTTTGGTAATAACCTCCTGAACGGTTAAAGCATTATCCTGGATCTGCCAGCCATGATACCTGGAGCCGTTATAAGCAAGCTTGATGAAATACCGGTAAGACATCTTATCTAAAATCGGTTCAAATTTAAGGCTTTCCTGCTTTTTTAACTAATTGGTATAGTAATTTAATATTTTTGTGTTATCATTTTAAAATTCGTGTTACTATGAATATAAAACGATTTGGTGTATCATTGGAAGATGATCTCCTTCAAGCGTTGGATGAATTTGCTGCAAAGAATAAATTTCCTAACCGGTCACAGGTAATCCGTCACCTGATCCGGAAGAATCTTGTTACGCAGCGATGGGAAGGAAACCAGGAAGTTGCCGGAGCCATTGTATTGGTATACGATCACCATAAGCGAGACCTGCAACATAATTCCACGCAAATCCAGCATGATTTTCACGACCTGATCCTTTCGGTACAACATGTGCACCTCGATCATCATCATTGCCTTGAAACCATTGCTGTTAAAGGAAAATCGGACAAGCTGACCGAATTGGCCAACCAGTTAATCGGGCTTAAAGGGATTTTTCATGGTGAATTAGTGATGAGCGGAATGTGATTAGTTCTGAGTTCTGAGTTAATAAAATAGTCTATGAAATTAATTATTATTTTCAGTATGATTATGATAGCAAATTCTATTATTGGGCAGGTTGTTTCCGATAAGAAGGAAAGCATACAAGGCTTTTCCGAGGAGCAAATTTCACAAAAAGATAGCACGGGTTCCCATTCTAATGAAAATGCAGGAGTCGTATTTTCCAATTTCCCCATTCACCCGGAAGATTACGCAATTGATATCCGGATGATGATGACTAAAGTCATCGAAAAATACGGGTATGAAGAATGGAGGCTTGTGGTTTTGACCAGCGAACTGCATGGTCATCTGGGCGTTTATGCAATAATCGGCGCCAAGATGGGTTTGTACGCCAGGGAAATCCTTAATGCCGGACATGATGAACTGATCATCATTACAAACGCAGGGTCTAAACCTCCAATCAGTTGTTTGAACGATGGCTTGCAGGTCAGCACCGGCGCCACCCTTGGTCATGGGCTGATCAGCATCAGGGAGGTTAATACTGCAGGCCCGGTTGCTGATTTCACCTGCGGGGGAAAGACAATAAGAATAGCTCTTAAAGAGATCATTTATAAAGAAATAGAAGGCTCAATAAAAGAAGCAATCAAGGTATCAGGAGGACTGACAGCCGAATACTGGCAAAGGATCCGGGAACTGGCCCTTGACATCTGGCTTGAATACGACAGGAATGAGATCTTTGAAATAGAGGAAGTTAAAGGAAACTAAAGAGGAACCAAATTAACAATCGAACAATCGAACAATTTAATTTAACAATTATCGAATGCTCCAATTCTTCACAGGTATCCTGATGTCCTCAGTACATGTGGTTACCGGTCCGGACCACCTGGCAGCGGTCACTCCACTGGCAATTGAAAACCGTAAAAAAGCCTGGCATATTGGATTTTTCTGGGGATTAGGCCATGTTTTGGGAATGTTGATGATTGGAATGTTGTATATAGCTTTCAGGGAAGTCATTCATGTAGAAAAAATTTCCGGATACAGTGAATACCTGGTTGGCATTGTTCTGATCGGAATAGGAATCTGGGCAATTATTAAATCGCTGAAACATTTTCATTCTTATCATGTTCACCCTCATTATCATGCAGTGCCGTCCCCACAGATCCATATTCACCGGCATGAACATGAAGATGAATTTGAGCATTTTCATGAACATCAGAAGACAAACAGGCAGAATAGCGTTACGGCACTCCTAATCGGAACCCTGCATGGTTTTGCAGGAATTTCACATTTCCTCATAATCCTGCCTACGTTGGCACTGCCCAGTATGCATGATTCAATTATCTATCTTTCTGGTTTTGCATTTGGAACAATAATCACGATGGTTTCCTATGCACTGATTTTAGGCCTGGTTGCCCAAAGGACTGCTGATTTCCCTAAGTCAAAAGTTTTCAGGAACATACGGATCATTGCTGGTTCCCTGGCTATTGCAGTTGGCATTTGGTGGCTGATCTGAACTTAATCCTTCCAGGATAACCGCTTTTTAATCCTGTATTCCGAAGGTGTCATGCCCGTAACCTTCTTAAACAAGCATTAAAAGAAGATTTTGATTGAAAGTGTAAAATTATATAGTAAGAAGATAGTCTGTTCCTTACTCCACAATACCTAACGGTTTGGTTTCAGCCCATAACCCCCTGGTAAAGTCAGGAATTTCAAGCATCTGGCTCTTATTTCTTACGGATATTTCGCTTAGTTCAACAATGCTTGACCAGGCGGCTGCATCATAAACATTCTCGTCGAGGGGAAGGCCATTCCGGAGGCAATAGATCAGGCGCCAGTCCATGATGAAGTCCATCCCGCCATGACCGCCGACTTCCCGGGCCATCTCCCCTACTTTTTTGACTAAGGGATGTTCATATTGAGCCAGGAGCTTTTTGTACTCGTCTTCAACCAGCCATTCGTGGGCATTGGGTTCCAGGGCGATCTGTTCCACCGGCCATTTCTGCGCAATTCCGCCCGTTCCGCTGATCATATGGATCCGGCTGTAAGGCCTGGGACTTGTCGTGTCGTGCTGGATCATAATGGTTTTACCATTTGCTGTTCGGACAAGTGTTGTATTCATATCACCCAATTCATAAGCTTGCTGATATTCGGGCGAGTTTTCCCCGAATTTATTTTTTGCATATAAGCTCATTCCAACCTGGTTGGTAGATATGGAAGTCAGGTATTCCATCCGGTCGCCGCGGTTGATACCCATGATCTGGGCAACCGGGCCAAGGCCATGAGTCGGATAAAGGTTGCCATTATGATTCATACTGTATTTAAGCCTCCACATGTTATAATAGCCATTTTCCTCATCGAATTTCAACCAGCGCAGGTCATGGATATAAGCACATTCAGCATGCATGATTTCGCCAAAGACCCCCTTTCGGGCCATATTTAAAGTTGCAAGTTCAAAGAAATCATAGCAACAGTTTTCCAGCATCATACAATGTCGTTGTGTCTGTTCTGCTGTATCGACGAGCGACCAACATTCTTCAAGTGTAGTTGCACCGGGAACTTCAATGGCCGCATGCTTTCCATTCTTCATTGCATATACTGCATTAGGGGTATGCAAGTACCACGGAGTGCAGGAATACACAAGGTCTATATCATCTCTTTCACAAAGTTTCATCCAATCATCTGGTCCGGCTGAAAAGCCAATTGGTTGAGGTAATCCAAGATCTTTCACATTTTTTTGAGCCTGAAGGACCCTATCGGGCAATATATCACAAACCGCGGTAATTACTACACCGTCCACGCTTAGCAATCTACTTACCGCTTCCATCCCTCTCATTCCCAACCCAATTACCCCAATACGGACTTTTCCCAATGGCTTACAAGTAAGCCCCATCACGGTTTTTTGACCTGACGGCCTGTTTGGGGTAATTCCTGGAATGGCTGAAGCGTATCCGCTGATTCCTTTCAGGCCTAAGCCAAGAGCCGCTGCACCTGCCGCAGCAATGCGGATAAAATCCCTACGATTTGTTCCTTTAACGGACATAATAGTATTTTTATTTGTTATTAATAACTTTGTAAATTTATAAAATGTTACTTGAGTATTATTGAAAAAAGTATGAAAGAAAAAACAACATTGACCGCTGTAAAAACATATGGTATTCTGCTTATTTTTGGTTTATCCTTCATACTGTTAAACGGATGTCAGAGAATTAGCCCTTCAACGTTGGACTATCCCATAAAACCTGTAGCATTTACTAATGTAAAGGTATCCGACAATTTTTGGGCCAGGCGGATGTTAATCAATCACGAAGTTACTATCCCGATCGCTTTCCGGAAGGCACAAGAAACTGGCAGGATTGACAATTTTCTAATTGCCGGAAAACAAGTTGAGGGTAAATTTTGCTCACCATACCCTTTCGATGATTCAGATGTATACAAGAATATAGAAGCAGCATGCTATTCGATGCAGATTTATCCAGACCCAAAACTCAATGCCTATCTCGACTCATTAATCGGCTATATTGCTGCTGCGCAGGAAAGTGACGGATATCTGTATACAAACAGGACTATTGATCCGCAAAATACACATGAAATGGCAGGAAAGCAACGGTGGGAAAAAGAAGAAGAGAGTAGCCATGAACTTTATAATGCCGGCCATTTATATGAAGCTGCTGTAGCCCATTACCAGGCTACAGGCAAACGGACATTACTCGATGTTGCTATAAAAAATGCAAACCTTACCGACAGTTTGTTTGGTTGGGGAAAAATCGAGAAAGCACCTGGTCACCAGGAAATTGAAATCGGTCTTGTAAAGCTTTTTCGTGTTACCGGTGAAAGAAAGTACCTTGATCTCGCAAAGTTTTTTCTTGATGTGAGGGGATCAGGCGGGGATGAATATAACCAAATGCATAAAAAAGTAGTAGAGCAGGATATTGCTGTCGGACATGCGGTGAGGGCTCAGTACATGTATGCGGCGATGGCCGATATAGCAGCTCTTACGGGAGAAAAGAAGTATTTGAAAGCAATAGATACGTTATGGTCAGATGTGGTATCAGGGAAAACGTATATTACAGGAGGCATAGGTTCGGCCGGGAGCTACGAAGGGTTCGGAGAAGCCTATGACCTTCCCAATATGGAGGCTTATTGTGAGACCTGCGCGGCCATTGCTAATGCATTATGGAATTACCGGATGTTTTTATTCCATGGTAAATCCAAATATTTTGATATTTTCGAGAAAGTCCTTTATAACGGCTTGCTGTCAGGTGTTTCTTTAAACGGTGATCAGTTTTTTTATCCAAATCCCCTTGCTTCAAAGGGCCAATATACCCGCAAACCATGGTTCGGTTGTGCCTGTTGTCCGGTGAATATTACCCGTTTCCTGCCATCAATCCCTGGTTATATTTACGCAGTTGATAGGGATAAGCTTTTTGTAAATCTTTTTATTGGTAATGAAGCTGAAATTAAGATCGAAGGGCAAGATATCAGACTTGGGCAATCAACCGACTACCCTTGGGAAGGTCAAATCAGGTTAAAGCTAAATACATCGGAGCCTTTATCCTTCAACATGATGGTCAGGGTTCCAGGTTGGGCCAGGAATGAGGCGTTTCCGACAGATCTGTATTATTTTGTTGATGAATTCAAAGAACAACCAAAGTTTTTAGTTAATGGAAAAGAATTGAAGGTTTCTCAAATAGATGGCTATGCTTCTATTGAAAGAAAATGGGAAAATGGCGATGAAGTTATTGTTGAATTTCCTATGATGCCCAGAAGAGTCAAATCGAACAAACTGGTCAAAGCCAATGAAGGGCGTGTTGCTTTGCAACGCGGGCCTATTATTTATTGTGCTGAAGCGATTGACCAAAAATTGCCCGGTGTTATGAACCTCATATTGGATGACGATGCAGAGGTACATTATGATTATCAAACAGGTTTGCTCAGCGGGGTAGGCACCTTAACCGGTACCATTAATGCTGC from Bacteroidales bacterium harbors:
- a CDS encoding tetratricopeptide repeat protein; its protein translation is MDPLNDQDEIAEIKPQWKKALNGIFSNYIPIVIGYGGNDGSLMNYLNHIDACQRMYWCLVSERTPRQDILDVVARHRGSFVVTGGFNRLMFRFIDLFGLTKIHDVLEQLAKERAEKLRNEFEEAGKGIGLTGTAQEKSELGKVADDFDTTDWLQWQLKVAAAKDPKEKEAIYLQALSALPQSHQLYNNLAFWLDEWGRYDEAISSFRKAVEIKPDYHEAWYNMGISYSKKGDIQNARICYAEAYNLNPNDPDYKKKLDSLGNE
- a CDS encoding DUF433 domain-containing protein codes for the protein MIDYKQIITIEPGKRGGKPCIRGMRISVNDILGWLASGMTIPEILKDFDELTEDDIYAVLSYAADRENKIYQVAV
- a CDS encoding YCF48-related protein — encoded protein: MILVLFAVPVFMTSCNKNNDNPPDNEVIGWAAGNAHNGFGTIIHTTNGGTSWERQGDSTMIPDAYLQDIRAVDKNNAWAGGISESGYPVILRTKDGGITWVRQGSGSGLPDVSVSGICPVNNDVCWAVADQGVILKTTDGGNTWTALKASIDYSDEYQMVAAADENHVWVVGMGDTVAMIHYTSDGGLTWERQGTDCLTTGNMPNALIDIHAVDANFAWAVGPSQAIYTTDGGKTWVNKPTPIGYNHNNGVCIASNTDIFPYADNLVVWVATDYNMIFKLSGLNSDWVKQPGINGALSAMYMGVAAMDENMVWITSEGFSGHGQIFHTNDGGATWDIQHTPADISLRRITFVGGKR
- the selD gene encoding selenide, water dikinase SelD, which gives rise to MPLPIYLDYNATTPVHPEVADAIRPYLESIFGNPSSTHVYGARARMAVENARAKVAALLGCKNHEIIFTSGGSESNNLAIKGVAFNYRNKGNHIITSSIEHPAVSEVCKYLETQGFRITWLPVDETGLVSVNDLEKAITNETILVTIMHANNEVGTIQPISQLVALARKHNILFHTDAAQSAGKIPVDNLDVDLLSVAGHKLYAPKGVGTLFIRDGVKLEKLIHGADHEHNLRAGTENVALIVGLGKACELALRDLDENMGHSKKLRDLLHQKISEAIPDVVLNGHPERRLPNTLSLSFPGIEANLILSELSEEVAASAGAACHAGETNISATLKAMDVPLEIAMGTIRFSTGRFLNEDDIENASGSIIRAVSRMMSDKPVAAEEREIRLTQFTHGLGCACKLRPEALEEILQSLPVSFHPDILVGNDKSDDAAVYRINDDQAIVQTLDFFTPVVDDPYEFGAIAAANALSDIYAMGAVPLFALNIVGFPSNRLPLEVLKQILKGASDKAAEAGIQIIGGHTVDDPEPKFGLAVTGIIHPGKILKNDGALPGDKLILTKLIGTGILATAMKRGVLDSNLGRIAIDQMMMLNKTAAEIMKDFPVSSCTDITGFGLMGHLYEMTSASGVDAEIFSSDVPLLPGAEEMAAANIIPGGTLNNLEFAEKFVIWDEKVSYLRKVLLCDAQTSGGLLIALPERYAEDFLHRMDESGITAAIIGRITSQGTGLIRVG
- a CDS encoding transketolase family protein; translation: MQEFENKGDKPTKTGFGEGVRDAARINPHVVGLGADITTSVGMNLFAIEFPERFFSLGIAEQNCIGVAAGMALSGKIPVFSTYGVFAAMRTTDFIRISLCYNNLHVIIGGAHAGISVGPDGATHQALEDIAMMRVLPNMTVISPCDATQARIATIQAIQELTGPVYIRFGREAVPDFTDVNQKFEIGKSELMYDGNDATIIATGHLVWEALQAAKALKEKGIRVRVLNMHTIKPIDKGAIIKAARETGRIITAEEHQVTGGLGGAVAEVIAGNFPVPVHYVGMPDCFGESGSPRELMEKYGLTSQSIQKIILESPDIRSL
- the truA gene encoding tRNA pseudouridine(38-40) synthase TruA, whose amino-acid sequence is MSYRYFIKLAYNGSRYHGWQIQDNALTVQEVITKAIRLIWSMDFNMAGCGRTDTGVHAREFYAHFDLEEEKSREELNELTRGLNRYLEEDILIYNIFPVVQDLHARFSAISRTYEYHIHTRKDPFLNEFSWFVPQKSDIGLMNAGADILKEYNDFTSFSKPNANRKTNICKIIRSNWDLSDHRLIFTITADRFLHNMVRAIVGTLLDLGQQKISIEDLRRIIESKKRSGAGESVPAKGLYLTRIEYPGFPE
- the nikR gene encoding nickel-responsive transcriptional regulator NikR codes for the protein MNIKRFGVSLEDDLLQALDEFAAKNKFPNRSQVIRHLIRKNLVTQRWEGNQEVAGAIVLVYDHHKRDLQHNSTQIQHDFHDLILSVQHVHLDHHHCLETIAVKGKSDKLTELANQLIGLKGIFHGELVMSGM
- a CDS encoding formylmethanofuran dehydrogenase subunit E family protein gives rise to the protein MKLIIIFSMIMIANSIIGQVVSDKKESIQGFSEEQISQKDSTGSHSNENAGVVFSNFPIHPEDYAIDIRMMMTKVIEKYGYEEWRLVVLTSELHGHLGVYAIIGAKMGLYAREILNAGHDELIIITNAGSKPPISCLNDGLQVSTGATLGHGLISIREVNTAGPVADFTCGGKTIRIALKEIIYKEIEGSIKEAIKVSGGLTAEYWQRIRELALDIWLEYDRNEIFEIEEVKGN
- a CDS encoding sulfite exporter TauE/SafE family protein, giving the protein MLQFFTGILMSSVHVVTGPDHLAAVTPLAIENRKKAWHIGFFWGLGHVLGMLMIGMLYIAFREVIHVEKISGYSEYLVGIVLIGIGIWAIIKSLKHFHSYHVHPHYHAVPSPQIHIHRHEHEDEFEHFHEHQKTNRQNSVTALLIGTLHGFAGISHFLIILPTLALPSMHDSIIYLSGFAFGTIITMVSYALILGLVAQRTADFPKSKVFRNIRIIAGSLAIAVGIWWLI